One Rhodoferax ferrireducens T118 DNA segment encodes these proteins:
- a CDS encoding SGNH/GDSL hydrolase family protein, with the protein MSQIKFGSILLMATILAGCGGGDSDVPAKPKFAAQVSFGDSLSDVGTYNVGFVAAAGGGHFSINGASANGKAANGNNIVNWTEVVAMNLGLPAPCAAVTGLIDTAGAEALSVPVVSHPGCNGYAQGGALVTNPYGVHNTHYGTYGAASGLGGAELTYPVVTQINNYLADHGGSFSGNELVSVVVGANEVTLQLTLLVGGAKAAATAAVTAAVPAQIQADILAGTCIPANPQASNCVSTAVAELTPTVGAAAANTYLSPTGPAVAAAVTAMATAASDLVNNVNTLILAKGAKYVLVASIPDLADIPALAAYSAAQKSLVDAMVITFNSTLKAGLTALPGNANVIYLDTYTSIKDEITNPAKYLLTNTKAQACDPALTPQNRALLCNASTLIAGQTADSHYLFADDQHPTPYGYLLFATYVLQQMTTKGWY; encoded by the coding sequence ATGAGTCAAATCAAGTTCGGTTCGATTTTGCTAATGGCCACTATTCTGGCGGGTTGCGGCGGGGGAGACAGCGATGTGCCCGCCAAGCCGAAATTCGCCGCGCAAGTTTCGTTCGGCGACAGTTTGAGCGATGTTGGAACTTACAATGTTGGGTTTGTTGCCGCAGCGGGTGGCGGGCACTTCAGCATCAATGGTGCCAGTGCAAATGGCAAGGCCGCCAATGGCAACAATATCGTCAATTGGACTGAAGTCGTCGCCATGAATTTGGGATTGCCTGCACCGTGTGCGGCTGTGACGGGTTTGATTGATACAGCTGGCGCTGAAGCACTGTCTGTACCGGTGGTATCCCATCCGGGATGTAATGGCTATGCCCAAGGTGGCGCTCTTGTAACTAATCCGTACGGAGTTCACAACACACATTACGGAACCTACGGCGCCGCATCCGGTTTAGGGGGCGCTGAGCTGACTTATCCAGTTGTTACGCAAATCAACAATTATCTTGCTGACCATGGTGGCAGTTTCAGCGGCAACGAATTGGTGTCTGTGGTGGTTGGCGCAAATGAAGTGACACTCCAACTGACTCTGTTGGTTGGTGGCGCTAAAGCCGCAGCTACTGCCGCAGTAACTGCAGCGGTTCCTGCGCAAATTCAAGCTGACATCTTGGCTGGAACTTGTATTCCAGCAAACCCTCAGGCCAGCAATTGTGTTTCTACAGCGGTTGCCGAATTGACACCAACTGTAGGTGCCGCCGCAGCGAATACCTATCTGTCACCAACCGGTCCCGCTGTGGCGGCGGCTGTGACGGCTATGGCAACGGCAGCTTCCGATCTGGTGAACAATGTGAATACGCTGATTCTTGCCAAGGGTGCAAAATATGTGCTGGTTGCGAGTATTCCTGACCTGGCCGATATACCAGCACTCGCAGCATATTCGGCTGCACAAAAGAGCCTTGTAGATGCAATGGTGATCACCTTCAATTCAACATTGAAAGCAGGCCTGACTGCCTTGCCTGGCAATGCAAATGTCATTTACCTGGATACATATACATCCATCAAAGACGAAATCACAAACCCGGCGAAATATCTCTTGACTAATACAAAAGCCCAAGCGTGTGACCCTGCTCTGACCCCTCAGAATCGGGCCCTGCTTTGCAATGCAAGCACTTTGATTGCTGGACAAACGGCGGATTCCCATTACCTGTTTGCCGATGACCAGCATCCGACACCTTACGGTTACCTGCTGTTTGCGACCTATGTGTTGCAGCAGATGACCACCAAGGGTTGGTACTGA
- a CDS encoding transposase: MLKESDLARYSSRPTHRTYTRQFKAELVAACQQPGASIAAIALQHGMNANVLHRWLKEHERDGRHRLIGPDPLGVAVPTSPGPAFIPLKLPTGMLEPTACDIKVELRKGALSMIVTWPASAAADLARWTRAILK; encoded by the coding sequence ATGCTCAAAGAATCAGACCTTGCGAGATATTCGAGTCGGCCTACCCACCGCACCTACACACGCCAGTTCAAGGCCGAACTGGTGGCGGCCTGCCAACAACCTGGCGCCTCCATTGCCGCAATAGCCCTGCAACACGGCATGAACGCCAACGTGCTGCACCGCTGGCTCAAGGAACATGAGCGTGACGGGCGCCACCGACTTATCGGGCCAGATCCGTTGGGTGTCGCTGTCCCCACTTCACCTGGCCCCGCATTCATCCCCTTGAAGCTACCCACCGGCATGCTTGAGCCCACTGCCTGCGACATCAAGGTAGAACTTCGCAAGGGTGCGCTCTCCATGATCGTCACCTGGCCCGCCAGTGCCGCTGCCGACTTGGCGCGCTGGACCCGGGCCATTCTCAAGTAG
- the prfB gene encoding peptide chain release factor 2 (programmed frameshift), protein MEAERINAIGTQLSDLSARALSLRGYLDYDAKAERLRTVNASLEDPTVWNDPKRAQELGREKKALDGVVITLTDLARELADNSELFEMSKEDGDEAGLLTIEADTARLAALVEGLEFRRMFNNPADPLNCFLDIQAGAGGTEACDWASMLLRQYLRYAERKGFTTTLEDETPGDTAGIKGATIKIEGEYAFGLLRTETGVHRLVRKSPFDSSGGRHTSFASVFVYPEIDDSIEININPADVRVDTYRASGAGGQHINKTDSAVRLTHIPTNIVVQCQDGRSQHGNREVAWKRLRSKLYDFEMRKQQEEQQKLEDTKTDVGWGHQIRSYVLDNSRIKDLRTNYETSATQKVLDGDLDPFIQASLKMGV, encoded by the exons ATCGAAGCAGAACGCATCAACGCCATCGGCACCCAACTCTCCGACCTGAGCGCACGCGCGCTCAGTTTACGGGGGTATCTT GACTACGATGCCAAAGCGGAACGCCTGAGGACCGTCAACGCCTCACTCGAAGACCCCACGGTCTGGAACGACCCCAAACGCGCCCAGGAACTGGGCCGCGAGAAAAAAGCGCTCGATGGCGTGGTGATCACGCTGACGGATCTGGCGCGTGAACTGGCTGACAACAGCGAGCTGTTCGAGATGAGCAAGGAGGACGGCGACGAAGCCGGCCTGCTGACCATCGAGGCCGACACCGCGCGCCTGGCCGCCCTGGTTGAAGGGCTGGAGTTCCGTCGCATGTTCAACAACCCGGCCGATCCCTTGAATTGCTTTTTGGACATTCAGGCCGGCGCGGGCGGCACCGAAGCCTGCGACTGGGCCAGCATGCTGCTGCGCCAGTACCTGCGCTACGCCGAGCGCAAGGGTTTCACCACCACCCTGGAAGACGAAACCCCGGGTGACACGGCGGGCATCAAGGGCGCCACCATCAAGATTGAAGGCGAATACGCCTTTGGTCTGCTCAGGACCGAGACCGGCGTGCACCGTTTGGTGCGCAAGAGCCCGTTTGACTCTTCCGGGGGGCGCCACACCTCGTTCGCGTCGGTCTTTGTGTACCCGGAAATTGACGACTCCATCGAGATCAACATCAACCCCGCCGACGTGCGGGTCGACACCTACCGCGCCAGCGGCGCCGGCGGTCAGCACATCAACAAAACCGACTCTGCCGTGCGCCTGACGCACATCCCCACCAACATCGTGGTGCAGTGCCAGGACGGGCGCAGCCAGCACGGCAACCGGGAAGTGGCCTGGAAACGCCTGCGCTCCAAGCTCTACGACTTTGAGATGCGCAAGCAGCAGGAGGAACAGCAAAAGCTTGAAGACACCAAGACCGATGTGGGCTGGGGCCACCAGATCCGCTCTTACGTGCTGGACAACAGCCGCATCAAGGACCTGCGCACCAACTACGAAACATCGGCCACGCAGAAGGTGCTGGACGGCGATCTGGACCCGTTCATTCAAGCCTCGTTGAAGATGGGCGTTTGA
- the tnpB gene encoding IS66 family insertion sequence element accessory protein TnpB (TnpB, as the term is used for proteins encoded by IS66 family insertion elements, is considered an accessory protein, since TnpC, encoded by a neighboring gene, is a DDE family transposase.), translated as MIRIETIWLATTPMDMRAGTDTALARVVGVFGAAHPHTAYLFANKRANRLKVLVHDGIGIWLAARRLHQGKFVWPLGSAAQQLSLNRAQLDALVLGLPWQRLGDAGIITMV; from the coding sequence GTGATCCGCATCGAGACCATCTGGCTGGCCACCACCCCCATGGACATGCGAGCTGGCACGGACACAGCGCTGGCCCGCGTGGTGGGGGTGTTTGGTGCTGCCCACCCGCACACGGCCTACCTCTTCGCCAACAAGCGCGCAAACCGTTTGAAAGTGCTGGTGCATGACGGCATTGGCATCTGGCTGGCAGCGCGGCGACTGCACCAAGGCAAATTTGTCTGGCCATTGGGCAGTGCAGCGCAACAATTGAGTCTGAACCGCGCCCAACTCGATGCTTTGGTGCTGGGACTGCCCTGGCAGCGTTTGGGCGATGCAGGCATCATCACCATGGTCTGA
- the pepN gene encoding aminopeptidase N, with protein sequence MLQLRDSNGPAAVIRRADYSAPAFWIDSVHLTFDLDPAKTRVLNKMTLRRNPDVSVQPLRLDGESLNLARVLVNGQGASFKLDGGKLVLENLPLEGAFELEIFTTCEPLKNTSLSGLYVSNDSFFTQCEAEGFRRITYFLDRPDVMANYTVTLRADQQKYPVLLSNGNLMDSGALEGTGNEGRHFATWVDPHKKPCYLFALVAGQLVCREQRITSRAGKEHLLQVYVRPGDMDKTEHAMHSLMASVVWDEARFGLALDLERFMIVATSDFNMGAMENKGLNIFNTKYVLANQATATDADFSNIESVVGHEYFHNWTGNRITCRDWFQLSLKEGLTVFRDQEFSMDLCADASARAVKRIEDVRVLRTAQFPEDAGPMAHPVRPDSYIEINNFYTVTIYEKGAEVVRMMQTLVGRAGFAKGISLYFARHDGSAVTCDDFAQAIADANPDSALSKLLPQFKRWYSQAGTPRLQAKGSYDAAAQTYTLNLSQSCAATPGQEAKEPFVIPVSLGLVGSSGADLPLQLQDGSTSERGSRLLVMTQADESITFVNVAEEPVPSILRGFSAPVLLDFDYSDAQLLTLLAFDPDPFNRWEAGQRLALRSAIQLIADDALLTGATPLNDAYIEAMRSVLRHPALDAAFKELVLTLPSEIYIAEQLEVADPQRIHAVREAMRAQLASALAADWQWAFEAHAPNGAYRPDTVSSGRRALTGLALTQLCLAARDSGDSVWPGKAYQRFKDADNMTDRFNALTALVNSGHALATPALAQFHTLFKNEELVLDKWFALQAGSCDRGGQVLPAVRQLLKHPDFNLRNPNRARSVIFSYCSANPGAFHRADAAGYVFWSERVLELDRINPQVAARLARALDRWKKLAEPYRSSARQAIERVADKLELSNDVREVVSRALAD encoded by the coding sequence ATGTTGCAACTTCGTGACTCAAACGGCCCGGCCGCGGTGATTCGCCGCGCCGACTACAGCGCCCCGGCGTTCTGGATCGACAGCGTTCACCTGACGTTTGACCTGGACCCGGCCAAGACCCGCGTGCTCAACAAGATGACACTGCGCCGCAACCCGGACGTGAGCGTGCAGCCTTTGAGGCTTGACGGTGAATCGCTGAATCTGGCGCGTGTGCTGGTCAATGGCCAGGGCGCCTCGTTCAAGCTCGACGGCGGCAAGCTGGTGCTGGAAAACCTGCCTTTGGAAGGCGCGTTTGAACTGGAAATCTTCACCACCTGCGAGCCTTTGAAAAACACCAGCCTGTCGGGCCTGTACGTCAGCAACGACTCGTTCTTCACCCAGTGCGAAGCCGAGGGTTTCCGGCGCATCACCTATTTTCTGGACCGCCCGGATGTGATGGCCAACTACACCGTGACGCTGCGCGCCGACCAACAAAAATACCCGGTGTTGCTGTCCAACGGCAACCTGATGGATTCCGGCGCTTTGGAAGGCACGGGCAATGAGGGCCGCCACTTTGCAACCTGGGTCGATCCGCACAAAAAACCGTGCTACCTGTTTGCGCTGGTGGCAGGCCAACTGGTCTGCCGCGAGCAGCGCATCACATCCCGCGCCGGCAAAGAGCATTTGTTGCAGGTCTATGTGCGCCCCGGCGACATGGACAAAACCGAACACGCCATGCATTCGCTGATGGCCTCCGTGGTCTGGGACGAAGCGCGCTTTGGCCTGGCGCTGGACCTGGAACGCTTCATGATCGTGGCCACCAGCGACTTCAACATGGGCGCCATGGAAAACAAGGGCCTCAATATCTTCAACACCAAGTACGTGCTGGCGAACCAGGCCACCGCCACCGATGCCGATTTTTCGAACATCGAAAGCGTGGTCGGCCACGAATACTTTCACAACTGGACCGGCAACCGCATCACCTGCCGCGACTGGTTTCAGCTCTCCTTGAAAGAAGGCCTGACGGTGTTCCGCGACCAGGAGTTCAGCATGGACCTGTGCGCTGACGCATCGGCCCGCGCGGTCAAGCGCATCGAGGACGTGCGCGTGCTGCGCACCGCCCAGTTCCCGGAAGACGCCGGCCCGATGGCACACCCGGTGCGCCCCGACAGCTATATCGAGATCAACAACTTCTACACCGTCACCATCTATGAAAAAGGTGCTGAAGTGGTGCGCATGATGCAAACGCTGGTGGGCCGCGCTGGTTTTGCCAAAGGCATCTCCCTGTACTTTGCGCGCCATGACGGCAGCGCGGTCACCTGCGACGATTTTGCGCAAGCCATTGCCGACGCCAACCCCGACTCCGCCCTGTCCAAACTGCTGCCGCAATTCAAGCGCTGGTACAGCCAGGCCGGCACACCGCGCCTGCAGGCCAAGGGCAGCTATGACGCGGCGGCGCAAACCTACACGCTCAATTTGAGTCAAAGCTGCGCCGCCACGCCCGGGCAAGAGGCGAAGGAACCGTTTGTGATTCCGGTCAGCCTGGGCCTGGTGGGCAGCAGCGGCGCCGACCTGCCGCTGCAGTTGCAGGACGGCAGCACGTCAGAGCGTGGCAGCCGCCTGTTGGTCATGACGCAGGCAGATGAGTCCATCACCTTCGTCAACGTGGCCGAGGAACCGGTGCCCTCCATCCTGCGCGGTTTTAGCGCGCCCGTGCTGCTGGACTTTGACTACAGCGACGCCCAGTTGCTGACCCTGCTGGCCTTTGACCCCGATCCCTTCAACCGCTGGGAAGCCGGGCAACGTCTGGCGCTGCGAAGTGCTATTCAATTAATAGCTGATGATGCCCTGTTGACGGGGGCTACACCCTTAAATGACGCCTATATTGAAGCCATGCGTTCGGTGCTGCGCCACCCCGCGCTGGATGCGGCCTTCAAGGAACTGGTGCTCACCCTGCCCTCCGAGATCTACATCGCCGAACAGCTTGAGGTGGCGGACCCGCAGCGCATCCACGCGGTGCGCGAAGCCATGCGCGCGCAGCTGGCCAGCGCGCTGGCGGCGGATTGGCAGTGGGCGTTTGAAGCCCACGCCCCTAACGGTGCCTACCGCCCCGACACCGTGTCCTCGGGGCGCCGTGCCCTGACGGGGCTGGCGCTGACGCAACTGTGTCTGGCGGCCCGAGACAGCGGCGACAGCGTCTGGCCGGGCAAGGCCTACCAGCGCTTCAAGGACGCCGACAACATGACCGACCGCTTCAATGCCTTGACCGCGCTCGTCAACAGCGGCCACGCACTCGCCACGCCGGCGCTGGCTCAATTTCATACCCTGTTCAAAAACGAAGAACTGGTGCTGGACAAATGGTTTGCGCTGCAAGCGGGCAGCTGCGACCGGGGCGGCCAGGTGCTGCCGGCGGTGCGCCAGCTGCTCAAGCACCCGGACTTCAATCTGCGCAACCCGAACCGGGCGCGCAGCGTCATCTTCAGTTATTGCAGCGCCAACCCGGGCGCCTTCCACCGCGCGGACGCGGCCGGTTATGTGTTCTGGAGCGAGCGGGTGCTGGAGCTCGACCGCATCAACCCGCAAGTCGCCGCCCGCCTGGCGCGTGCACTGGACCGCTGGAAAAAACTGGCGGAGCCCTATCGCAGCTCGGCCCGCCAGGCGATTGAACGGGTCGCCGACAAGCTTGAGCTGAGCAACGACGTGCGCGAAGTGGTCAGCCGCGCGCTGGCCGACTGA
- a CDS encoding class 1 fructose-bisphosphatase: MNKRISLTRYLVEQQRMEGHIPAQLRLLLEVVARACKRISLTVNKGALGGVLGSAETENIQGEMQKKLDIIANEVLIEANEWGGHLAAMASEEMDGIYIVPNRYPQGEYLLMFDPLDGSSNIDVNVSIGTIFSVLVKPDGQGVLEQDFLQPGNQQVAAGYCVFGPQTTLVLTVGDGVAMFTLDREQGSFILTAENMRVPVDTQEFAVNMSNQRHWDTPVKRYIDECLQGKDGPRGKDFNMRWVGSMVADVHRILTRGGVFLYPWDKREPEKPGKLRLMYEANPMAWLIEQAGGAASTGKQRILDLQPGKLHERVSVFLGSKNEVERIARYHGEA, translated from the coding sequence ATGAATAAAAGAATTTCCCTCACCCGCTACCTGGTCGAGCAGCAACGCATGGAAGGCCATATTCCCGCCCAGTTGCGCCTGCTGCTTGAAGTGGTGGCACGCGCCTGCAAACGCATCAGCCTGACCGTCAACAAAGGCGCACTGGGTGGCGTACTGGGCAGCGCCGAGACCGAGAACATCCAGGGCGAGATGCAAAAAAAGCTCGACATCATCGCCAACGAAGTGCTGATCGAGGCCAACGAATGGGGCGGTCATCTGGCCGCCATGGCGAGCGAGGAGATGGACGGCATCTACATCGTGCCCAACCGTTACCCGCAAGGCGAATACCTGCTGATGTTTGACCCGCTGGACGGCTCCAGCAACATCGACGTGAACGTGAGCATCGGCACCATATTCAGCGTGCTGGTCAAGCCGGACGGCCAGGGGGTGCTGGAGCAGGACTTTTTGCAACCCGGCAACCAGCAGGTCGCCGCCGGTTACTGCGTGTTCGGGCCGCAAACCACGCTGGTACTGACGGTCGGCGACGGCGTTGCCATGTTTACCCTGGACCGTGAGCAGGGGTCCTTCATCCTGACCGCAGAAAACATGCGGGTGCCTGTCGACACCCAGGAATTTGCCGTCAACATGAGCAACCAGCGCCATTGGGACACCCCGGTAAAACGCTACATTGACGAGTGCCTGCAAGGCAAAGACGGCCCGCGCGGCAAGGACTTCAACATGCGCTGGGTCGGCAGCATGGTGGCCGACGTGCACCGCATCCTCACCCGTGGCGGCGTCTTCCTGTACCCCTGGGACAAGCGCGAGCCCGAGAAGCCCGGCAAGCTGCGCCTGATGTACGAAGCCAACCCCATGGCCTGGCTGATAGAACAAGCCGGCGGCGCCGCCAGCACCGGCAAACAGCGCATTCTGGACCTTCAGCCCGGCAAACTGCACGAGCGCGTGAGCGTGTTTTTGGGCTCCAAAAATGAAGTGGAACGCATTGCCCGCTACCACGGCGAAGCGTAA
- the tnpC gene encoding IS66 family transposase, with product MIASEQLPHMSADELREAVQSLFKTLTFKQATIDKLTHENAYLKRLKFAAQSERFSAEQRSLLDETLDEDLQAVSDEIEQLASDDKPVRVKEQPKRQPLPAHLPRVDIPHEPDTTTCACGCQMKRIGEDVAEKLDYQPGVFSVERHVRGKWACAKCQTLIQAPVDVHIIDKGIPTTGLLAQVLVAKFADHLPLYRQEAFFGRAGLAIARSTLGAWVGSCGVQLQPLVDALKADILQHSVVHADETPVQMLKPGSGKTHRSYLWAYAAGAFEDTRAVVYDFCESRAGENAKTFLGDWRGSLVCDDFSGYKQLMAQGVTEVGCLAHARRKFFDLHASNKSQIAHSALEQIARVYDIEREVKELLPDERRRIRQEKSKPLLDALHQWMILNRQKITDGSATAKALDYSLRRWSALTRFLSDGQLPVDNNHIENQIRPIAIGRNNWLFAGSLRAGKRGAAVMSLIQSARLNGHDPFAYLKDVLTRLPTQRASQIHELLPHRWQPQIQFT from the coding sequence GTGATCGCTTCTGAGCAACTCCCCCACATGAGTGCAGACGAACTGCGCGAAGCGGTGCAGTCCCTGTTCAAGACACTGACCTTCAAACAAGCCACCATCGACAAGCTCACGCATGAGAATGCTTACCTCAAACGCCTGAAGTTTGCCGCCCAAAGCGAGCGCTTTAGCGCCGAGCAAAGAAGCCTGCTCGACGAAACGCTTGATGAGGACCTGCAAGCGGTGAGCGACGAGATCGAACAGCTCGCCTCAGACGACAAGCCTGTACGGGTCAAGGAACAACCCAAACGCCAGCCGCTACCGGCTCATCTGCCACGCGTGGACATCCCCCACGAACCCGACACCACCACCTGCGCTTGCGGCTGCCAAATGAAGCGCATCGGCGAAGATGTCGCCGAGAAGCTGGACTACCAGCCCGGCGTCTTCAGTGTCGAGCGCCATGTGCGCGGCAAATGGGCTTGCGCCAAGTGCCAAACCCTGATCCAGGCCCCAGTAGACGTACACATCATCGACAAAGGCATTCCTACGACAGGTCTGCTGGCCCAGGTGCTGGTGGCCAAGTTTGCCGATCATCTGCCGCTGTACCGCCAGGAGGCCTTCTTTGGTCGTGCCGGTTTGGCCATTGCCCGCTCCACACTGGGTGCCTGGGTGGGCAGCTGTGGTGTGCAGTTGCAACCTTTGGTGGATGCACTGAAGGCCGACATCCTCCAGCACAGCGTGGTGCACGCCGATGAGACCCCGGTGCAGATGCTCAAGCCGGGAAGTGGCAAAACCCACCGCTCTTACCTGTGGGCTTACGCTGCAGGTGCCTTCGAGGACACCCGGGCGGTGGTCTATGACTTCTGCGAATCACGTGCCGGGGAGAATGCCAAGACCTTTCTGGGTGACTGGCGCGGTAGCCTAGTCTGTGACGACTTCAGTGGTTACAAGCAACTGATGGCCCAGGGTGTGACCGAAGTCGGTTGTCTGGCCCATGCCCGGCGCAAGTTCTTTGACCTGCATGCCAGCAACAAGAGCCAGATTGCGCACAGTGCGCTGGAGCAAATCGCCAGGGTTTACGACATTGAGCGCGAAGTCAAAGAACTGCTTCCCGATGAGCGACGACGAATACGCCAGGAGAAATCAAAACCACTGCTGGATGCCTTGCACCAGTGGATGATCCTGAACCGCCAGAAGATCACGGATGGTTCAGCCACGGCCAAAGCGTTGGATTACAGCCTGCGGCGCTGGTCTGCGCTGACGCGCTTCCTCTCCGACGGTCAACTGCCGGTGGACAACAACCACATCGAAAACCAGATCCGTCCGATTGCCATCGGGAGGAACAACTGGCTGTTTGCGGGTTCACTGCGTGCGGGCAAGCGCGGTGCAGCTGTGATGAGTCTGATCCAGAGTGCCAGGCTCAATGGGCATGATCCGTTTGCCTACCTCAAGGATGTTCTAACCCGGTTGCCTACGCAGCGGGCAAGTCAGATTCATGAACTGTTGCCGCATCGCTGGCAGCCGCAAATTCAATTCACTTGA
- a CDS encoding OmpP1/FadL family transporter gives MKFKQTMVSLSVAGALLVMSGSAAASGFALIEQSASGMGNAFAGGAAIADDASTVFFNPAGMSRLSGKQIAITAHAITPSAKYTSAAGVPSGGDAGGTAIVPNGYFVMEVNPALRFGLGVNAPFGLQTEYDANWVGKQQAIKSKLETVNVNPSLSYQVNDKLSIGGGLDYQHIKGELSQDQGGAIGVAVINGSDSTWGYNLGALYQVDSTTRIGVAYRSTMSYTLSGSVATSLPFANGPVSLNIKLPDSLSISGFHQYSDKWDVMADVTFTGWSSFKQVKIVDGTGVTISNTPENWKDTVRVAVGATYHYNQHWLARAGLAYDQAPVSDEFRTARIPDNSRTWLSFGGQYKPSVTSAIDVGYSHLFLRDSSINSPTPAPALVGTYKNAVDILSVQYTYSF, from the coding sequence ATGAAATTCAAACAAACAATGGTAAGTCTGTCAGTGGCTGGTGCGTTGTTGGTGATGTCCGGAAGCGCCGCAGCATCCGGGTTCGCATTGATCGAACAAAGCGCCAGCGGAATGGGCAATGCTTTTGCGGGCGGAGCGGCGATCGCCGATGATGCCTCGACGGTGTTCTTCAATCCTGCTGGGATGTCGCGTTTGAGTGGCAAGCAAATTGCGATCACTGCGCATGCGATCACACCCTCGGCTAAATATACTTCTGCTGCGGGCGTTCCCAGCGGGGGCGATGCGGGCGGCACCGCGATCGTCCCGAATGGCTATTTTGTGATGGAAGTGAACCCCGCCCTGAGATTCGGCCTGGGTGTCAACGCACCGTTCGGGTTGCAGACCGAATATGACGCGAACTGGGTCGGCAAACAGCAGGCGATCAAGTCAAAGCTCGAAACCGTGAACGTGAATCCGTCACTGTCTTACCAGGTTAATGACAAGCTGAGCATTGGTGGAGGACTGGATTACCAGCACATCAAGGGCGAATTGTCCCAAGATCAAGGGGGCGCTATCGGCGTTGCGGTCATCAATGGCTCCGACAGTACCTGGGGTTACAACCTGGGCGCGTTGTATCAGGTGGATTCCACCACACGCATCGGAGTGGCCTATCGTTCCACGATGAGCTATACCTTGAGCGGCTCTGTGGCCACTTCGCTGCCCTTCGCAAACGGGCCGGTGTCGCTAAATATAAAACTGCCTGACAGCTTGTCAATCAGCGGCTTCCATCAATACAGTGATAAATGGGATGTCATGGCCGATGTCACGTTTACGGGATGGAGTTCGTTCAAGCAGGTGAAGATTGTGGACGGGACGGGTGTGACCATCTCGAACACGCCTGAAAACTGGAAAGACACCGTACGGGTAGCGGTTGGCGCAACGTATCATTACAACCAGCACTGGTTGGCCCGTGCCGGCCTGGCTTATGACCAAGCACCTGTTTCGGATGAATTTCGAACCGCGCGAATTCCGGACAACAGCCGCACTTGGCTGTCATTTGGCGGACAGTACAAGCCGTCGGTGACCAGCGCGATTGATGTCGGGTATTCACATTTATTCCTGAGAGATTCCTCGATCAACTCGCCAACGCCTGCCCCTGCTCTGGTTGGAACATACAAGAACGCGGTCGATATCCTCAGTGTGCAATATACCTATAGCTTTTAA
- a CDS encoding HAD family hydrolase, which translates to MTDASAPLHAVEALIFDMDGTMIDSMPSHAQSWQVFARRHNLEFDLDDLMRRTTGRNGAECMRELFQRDIPDAEAWTLIAEKERLYRELFGPIFTEVAGFKTFSGQALARGLKVAVGTAGDQDNIAFVLSHLQLPSSPHAIVGGDEGLPGKPEPAIFLEAAKRMNTGARACIVFEDSPFGIEAAHRAGMRAVAICSTHTPAQLAGPHVVASVRDYNELMNSKFLENLHVATS; encoded by the coding sequence ATGACGGATGCAAGCGCACCGCTGCACGCGGTTGAAGCCCTGATCTTCGACATGGACGGCACCATGATCGACTCCATGCCCAGCCACGCGCAAAGCTGGCAGGTGTTTGCCAGGCGGCACAACCTGGAGTTCGATCTGGATGACCTGATGCGCCGCACCACCGGGCGCAACGGCGCCGAATGCATGCGCGAGCTGTTTCAACGTGACATTCCCGACGCTGAGGCATGGACCCTGATTGCCGAAAAAGAGCGGCTCTACCGCGAACTCTTCGGCCCCATCTTCACCGAGGTGGCCGGCTTCAAGACCTTCTCCGGGCAGGCGCTGGCCCGGGGTTTGAAAGTGGCTGTCGGCACCGCCGGTGATCAGGACAACATTGCCTTTGTATTGTCGCACCTCCAGTTGCCAAGCTCGCCGCACGCCATCGTGGGCGGCGACGAAGGCTTGCCCGGCAAGCCCGAGCCCGCTATATTTCTAGAAGCTGCAAAGCGAATGAATACGGGGGCCAGAGCCTGTATTGTCTTTGAAGATTCGCCATTCGGCATTGAAGCCGCACACCGCGCCGGCATGCGCGCAGTGGCCATTTGTAGCACCCACACGCCAGCGCAACTGGCTGGACCCCACGTCGTTGCCAGCGTGCGTGACTACAACGAATTAATGAACTCGAAATTTCTGGAGAACCTGCATGTTGCAACTTCGTGA